The following are encoded together in the Gammaproteobacteria bacterium genome:
- a CDS encoding glycogen/starch/alpha-glucan phosphorylase encodes MNEVDFCKVSSYPIPELSTDPEHLANDFYRYLTHHLGRHPGCDPLYFYEAIALTIRDRIVVDWGNTWRRYEQQGVRKAYYMSLEFLIGRALGNHLLNMDIASDVKKALQGFCLGLEEITEKEKDAGLGNGGLGRLAACFMDSCARLQLPVVGYGIRYQYGMFRQEIENGYQQEAPDHWLRDGHPWELERSEFTQTIKFGGYVGVAYDTDGNKKIAWLDTADILAIPYDVPVSGYKNKTVNTLRLWSASATNIFDLDDFNAGSYADAVEAKNDAEHISMVLYPNDVSENGKELRLKQQYFLASASIQDVIRMWELGEGKNYTTFAEMNVFQMNDTHPTIAVAELMRLLMDEKHLGWDEAWAITSRTMAYTNHTLLPEALEKWPVFLFESLLPRLLQIIYEINARFLKQVAQKWPGDTARQSRMSIIEEGDVKHVRMAYLAIVGSFSVNGVAALHSQLLIEGLFSDFYALWPEKFNNKTNGVTPRRWIASSNPELTELINSRIGDEWIADLSHISQIIKFADDEGFCQQWHQVKQEKKKQLSALVLAQCQVEFNVDSMFDVQVKRIHEYKRQLLNLLHVIHLYDRIKRKDTKNWTNRCVLIGGKAAPGYRIAKSIIKLVNNIADVVNNDPDVGDLLKVAFIPNYGVSKMEIICPGTDLSEQISTAGKEASGTGNMKFMMNGAVTIGTYDGANIEIMDAVGEDNFFLFGLKADEVEQGRNTYSPRDIVAADTDLKSVIHLLQCGHFNPFESGIFDDLIGSMLNPHDPWMTLADFRAYVDAQEQVSLAYQDRARWIRMSIENTATSGHFSTDRTMQEYNDDIWKLKKT; translated from the coding sequence ATGAATGAAGTAGATTTTTGTAAGGTTAGTTCTTATCCCATCCCTGAGCTGTCGACGGATCCTGAACATCTGGCGAATGATTTTTATCGTTATTTAACGCACCATCTTGGACGACATCCCGGTTGTGACCCGCTTTATTTTTATGAGGCGATAGCTCTGACTATCCGTGATCGGATTGTAGTGGACTGGGGTAATACCTGGCGGCGTTATGAACAACAGGGTGTGCGTAAGGCCTATTACATGTCCCTTGAATTTTTGATTGGGCGGGCACTGGGTAATCATTTGTTGAATATGGATATCGCCAGTGATGTCAAGAAGGCGTTGCAAGGCTTTTGTCTGGGGTTGGAAGAGATAACAGAAAAGGAAAAGGATGCGGGGTTGGGTAATGGTGGACTGGGTCGATTAGCCGCCTGTTTTATGGATAGTTGTGCCCGACTGCAACTGCCTGTTGTGGGTTATGGTATTCGCTATCAATACGGCATGTTCAGGCAAGAGATTGAAAATGGTTACCAACAAGAAGCACCGGATCATTGGTTACGTGATGGACACCCGTGGGAACTGGAACGTAGTGAGTTTACCCAGACCATTAAATTTGGTGGTTATGTAGGTGTGGCCTATGACACGGATGGTAATAAAAAAATTGCCTGGTTGGATACCGCCGATATTCTGGCGATCCCCTATGATGTGCCGGTCTCCGGATATAAAAACAAGACGGTCAATACCCTGCGTTTATGGAGTGCCAGTGCCACCAATATCTTTGATCTGGACGATTTTAATGCCGGAAGTTATGCCGATGCGGTTGAGGCAAAGAATGATGCTGAACATATCTCGATGGTCTTGTATCCGAATGATGTCAGTGAGAATGGTAAAGAGTTGCGTTTGAAGCAACAGTATTTCCTTGCCTCTGCCAGTATTCAGGATGTGATTCGCATGTGGGAGCTGGGTGAGGGGAAAAATTACACCACCTTTGCCGAGATGAATGTATTTCAGATGAATGATACCCATCCTACAATCGCTGTAGCTGAGTTAATGCGTCTGTTGATGGATGAAAAACATCTGGGTTGGGATGAGGCATGGGCCATCACCTCGCGTACTATGGCCTATACCAATCATACTCTATTGCCTGAGGCATTGGAAAAATGGCCGGTGTTCCTGTTTGAATCGTTGTTACCCCGCTTGCTACAGATTATTTATGAGATCAATGCGCGTTTCCTTAAACAGGTTGCTCAGAAATGGCCGGGAGATACTGCCAGACAGAGCCGGATGTCGATTATTGAGGAAGGCGACGTAAAACATGTGCGGATGGCCTATCTGGCAATCGTTGGCAGCTTTTCGGTGAATGGTGTCGCCGCATTGCATTCGCAACTTCTGATCGAAGGTCTGTTTAGTGACTTTTATGCATTATGGCCGGAGAAGTTTAATAACAAGACCAATGGGGTCACCCCTAGACGCTGGATCGCTTCCTCCAATCCAGAGCTTACCGAGCTGATCAACTCGCGCATAGGTGATGAATGGATCGCTGATTTATCGCATATATCACAGATCATAAAATTTGCCGATGATGAAGGGTTTTGTCAGCAGTGGCATCAGGTTAAGCAAGAGAAAAAGAAACAGTTGTCTGCACTGGTACTGGCACAGTGCCAGGTTGAGTTTAATGTTGATTCCATGTTTGATGTGCAGGTTAAACGAATCCATGAGTATAAACGTCAGTTGTTAAACCTGCTTCATGTGATTCATTTGTATGATCGCATCAAACGTAAGGATACCAAAAACTGGACCAATCGTTGCGTATTGATTGGCGGTAAGGCTGCACCCGGTTATCGTATTGCAAAATCCATTATCAAGCTGGTTAATAATATTGCTGATGTGGTCAATAACGACCCGGATGTCGGTGATCTGTTGAAGGTTGCATTTATCCCGAATTACGGGGTGTCCAAGATGGAGATTATCTGCCCGGGTACCGATCTATCCGAACAAATATCAACAGCGGGTAAGGAAGCATCGGGCACGGGTAATATGAAGTTTATGATGAATGGCGCAGTGACGATTGGAACCTATGATGGTGCCAATATAGAGATTATGGATGCTGTTGGTGAAGATAACTTCTTCCTGTTCGGGCTGAAGGCGGATGAGGTTGAGCAAGGTCGTAACACTTATTCCCCACGGGACATCGTAGCGGCTGATACCGATTTGAAGTCGGTGATACATTTGCTACAGTGCGGGCATTTTAATCCCTTTGAGTCGGGTATCTTTGATGACCTGATTGGATCGATGCTGAATCCGCATGACCCCTGGATGACACTGGCTGATTTCAGGGCCTATGTTGATGCCCAGGAACAGGTATCACTGGCCTATCAGGATAGAGCACGCTGGATTCGGATGAGTATTGAGAACACCGCTACTAGTGGCCATTTCTCAACCGATAGAACGATGCAAGAATATAATGATGATATCTGGAAGCTGAAAAAAACCTAA
- a CDS encoding glycoside hydrolase gives MSDSDDQEHPLNLVIYWHMHQPEYRNLDTGEYHLPWTYLHTIKDYVDMAAHLEDCEQARAVVNFAPVLLEQIDDYSQQLSNYLHYGRDLRDPLMAALANSEMPQGSNARIHIIRSCLRANEERLINRFKPFKKLAAVAKSILVDHAMVSYYTDQFLADLLVWYHLSWIAETVRRQDSRVKTLMKKGGLYTPQDRRLLIELMHELISGVIGRYRHLAEQGRIELSMTPYAHPIVPLLLDIKSAEQAMPDVTLPEVNDYPGGKQRSQWHMKKGVEVFKKHFGFPPQGCWPSEGSISGEMVELLSDMNIKWMASGETVLRNSLSRSNMSDSDCRHQTYQYRDTSPSLFFRDDGLSDLIGFKYSDWHADDAIANLIRHLEDIHESCKDKPEAIVSIILDGENAWEYYPENAYYFLSTLYKKLSENKGIRMTTYSEYLLNVSNKTTLPELVAGSWVYGTFSTWIGERDKNTAWEMLIAVKQVYDRVMAEDNLSLDIRKRAEMQLATCESSDWFWWFGEYNSAESVASFDKQYRMHLANLYQIMDEPAPAYLHKAFSFGSGDALASGTMLPGKKQ, from the coding sequence ATGTCCGATAGTGATGATCAGGAGCATCCCCTTAATCTGGTTATCTATTGGCATATGCATCAACCCGAGTATCGTAACCTGGATACTGGGGAATACCATTTACCGTGGACCTATCTGCATACAATAAAGGATTATGTGGATATGGCTGCTCATCTGGAGGATTGTGAACAGGCGCGTGCCGTGGTTAATTTTGCGCCGGTCTTACTTGAGCAGATCGATGATTATAGTCAGCAGTTATCCAATTACCTGCATTATGGAAGAGATTTACGAGATCCCCTGATGGCGGCTCTGGCCAATAGTGAAATGCCACAGGGTTCGAATGCGCGTATTCACATTATAAGATCTTGTTTGCGCGCCAATGAAGAACGCCTGATTAATCGTTTCAAACCCTTCAAAAAACTGGCGGCAGTGGCAAAAAGTATCCTTGTCGATCATGCTATGGTTTCTTATTACACAGATCAGTTCCTGGCTGACCTGCTGGTGTGGTATCACCTGTCATGGATTGCTGAAACGGTAAGAAGGCAGGACTCCAGAGTCAAAACCTTGATGAAAAAGGGGGGCTTGTATACACCACAGGATCGACGGTTGCTGATTGAGTTAATGCATGAACTAATATCAGGCGTTATTGGTCGTTACCGGCATCTAGCGGAGCAGGGGCGTATCGAGTTATCGATGACACCTTATGCTCACCCTATCGTGCCATTGCTGCTGGATATAAAAAGTGCAGAACAGGCAATGCCGGATGTGACCTTGCCGGAGGTGAACGACTATCCGGGTGGAAAACAACGTAGCCAATGGCATATGAAAAAGGGTGTAGAGGTGTTTAAGAAACACTTTGGCTTCCCTCCACAGGGCTGTTGGCCATCAGAAGGCAGCATTAGTGGAGAGATGGTCGAGTTGCTGTCCGATATGAATATAAAATGGATGGCCAGTGGCGAGACTGTATTGCGTAATTCATTAAGTCGTTCAAATATGAGTGATAGCGATTGCCGGCATCAGACCTATCAATATCGTGACACTTCCCCCAGCCTGTTTTTCCGTGATGATGGTTTGTCTGATCTGATCGGGTTTAAATACTCAGACTGGCATGCCGATGATGCGATTGCTAATCTGATACGTCATCTGGAAGACATTCATGAGAGTTGCAAAGATAAGCCAGAGGCCATTGTCTCGATTATTCTGGATGGGGAAAACGCATGGGAATATTATCCGGAAAATGCCTACTATTTCTTATCGACCCTGTATAAAAAGTTATCCGAGAACAAGGGCATTCGTATGACGACTTATAGCGAATATCTCCTGAATGTTAGTAACAAAACAACCTTACCGGAATTGGTGGCGGGTAGCTGGGTCTATGGAACCTTCTCTACCTGGATTGGTGAACGGGATAAAAATACCGCCTGGGAGATGCTGATTGCGGTAAAACAGGTTTATGATCGGGTGATGGCAGAAGACAATCTTTCACTTGATATCAGGAAACGGGCAGAGATGCAGTTGGCGACCTGCGAGAGTTCAGACTGGTTCTGGTGGTTCGGGGAGTATAACTCAGCAGAATCGGTGGCATCATTTGACAAACAATATCGTATGCATCTGGCCAATCTTTATCAGATCATGGATGAACCCGCCCCGGCTTATTTGCACAAGGCGTTTTCATTTGGTAGTGGTGATGCGCTGGCAAGTGGCACGATGTTGCCTGGCAAGAAGCAGTGA
- a CDS encoding cold-shock protein, whose product MSTTTGTVKWFNETKGFGFIEQESGPDVFAHFSAIAGGGFKTLAEGQKVEFTVTQGQKGPQAENIVVI is encoded by the coding sequence ATGTCTACTACTACTGGAACTGTTAAATGGTTCAATGAAACTAAAGGTTTTGGCTTTATCGAGCAGGAATCTGGCCCAGACGTTTTTGCTCACTTTAGTGCAATCGCAGGCGGAGGCTTCAAGACTCTGGCTGAAGGTCAGAAGGTTGAATTCACTGTTACTCAGGGTCAAAAAGGTCCTCAGGCAGAAAACATCGTAGTAATCTAA
- the pgi gene encoding glucose-6-phosphate isomerase yields the protein MSNILDSKSWVELLKHYEKINQCQMRDLFAQQAGRFDDFSIQLNDILFDYSKNIITPETMDLLFSLAQEAGLDQWIKDLFDGMPINHTEHRAVSHMALRNQSDTPVMIEGVDVMPEVRHELNRVKALAEAIRTRVWRGVDNQAITDVVNIGIGGSHLGPLMVNEALHPYSLHDLNVHYVSNIDENHINDTLEFLNPETTFFIVASKTFTTQDTMVNAGTARQWYLNKVGNDANIHRHFAAVTSNAGLAREFGIVDGNIFKMWDWVGGRYSLWSAIGLSIVIMIGSDNFDELLAGAHEVDEHFKNTPFRENIPVIMALLGIWYNNFFEAQSAAILPYDQHLHRFPAYLQQADMESNGKSVDREGVPVSYTTGPIVFGEIGISAQHAFFQLLHQGTKLVPADILAPVYTQHCIARHHRALMSNVFAQTEALMMGKTKQEAQAELEMLGLSYDEVKALLPYKVFPGNRPTNTLLFDTLNPGTLGSIIALYEHKVFVQGVIWNINSFDQWGVELGKKLAKNILDELNDSDSIDSHDSSTNGLINYYKSHRPQSH from the coding sequence ATGTCAAATATATTAGATTCAAAGAGTTGGGTTGAGTTATTAAAGCACTATGAGAAGATTAACCAGTGCCAGATGAGAGATTTATTTGCTCAACAAGCGGGGCGTTTTGATGACTTTTCTATTCAATTAAATGATATTCTATTCGATTATTCGAAGAATATTATTACCCCTGAAACAATGGACCTGCTGTTTTCTCTGGCGCAAGAGGCGGGGCTGGATCAATGGATCAAGGATCTCTTTGACGGCATGCCCATAAACCATACCGAGCATCGTGCGGTATCACACATGGCACTTAGAAATCAGAGTGATACCCCGGTGATGATTGAGGGTGTGGATGTGATGCCCGAGGTTCGGCATGAGTTGAATCGAGTTAAGGCGCTTGCTGAGGCGATTCGAACACGCGTTTGGCGTGGCGTGGATAATCAAGCGATCACCGATGTGGTAAATATTGGTATTGGTGGTTCACATTTGGGGCCATTGATGGTGAATGAGGCACTGCATCCTTATTCATTACATGATCTCAATGTGCATTATGTCTCCAATATTGATGAGAATCATATTAATGATACGTTGGAGTTCCTTAACCCCGAGACCACCTTTTTTATTGTCGCCTCCAAGACCTTTACCACGCAGGATACTATGGTGAATGCCGGCACGGCACGGCAGTGGTATCTTAATAAGGTTGGGAACGATGCTAATATTCATCGCCACTTCGCGGCGGTGACTTCCAATGCAGGCTTGGCCAGAGAGTTCGGTATAGTTGACGGCAATATCTTCAAGATGTGGGATTGGGTTGGCGGACGTTATTCTCTGTGGTCGGCGATTGGTCTTTCTATTGTCATTATGATCGGTTCTGATAATTTTGATGAACTGCTGGCGGGTGCGCATGAAGTCGATGAGCATTTTAAAAACACGCCTTTCAGAGAAAATATCCCGGTGATTATGGCCCTGTTGGGGATCTGGTATAACAACTTCTTTGAGGCGCAATCAGCTGCAATATTACCTTATGACCAGCATTTGCATCGTTTTCCTGCCTATCTGCAGCAGGCCGATATGGAAAGCAATGGGAAATCAGTTGATCGTGAAGGTGTGCCGGTATCTTATACAACGGGCCCTATTGTCTTTGGTGAGATCGGAATCTCTGCACAACATGCCTTTTTCCAGTTATTACATCAAGGTACCAAGTTGGTGCCTGCGGATATACTGGCACCAGTCTATACCCAGCATTGTATTGCTCGCCATCATCGTGCGCTGATGTCGAATGTGTTTGCCCAGACCGAGGCGCTGATGATGGGCAAGACCAAACAGGAAGCTCAAGCTGAACTGGAGATGCTGGGTTTGAGTTATGATGAGGTTAAGGCATTACTACCCTACAAGGTTTTCCCCGGCAATCGACCCACGAATACCTTACTATTTGATACCCTGAATCCAGGAACGCTAGGTTCTATTATCGCGTTGTATGAACATAAGGTCTTTGTACAAGGTGTGATATGGAATATCAACTCATTTGATCAATGGGGCGTTGAGTTGGGTAAAAAGTTGGCAAAAAACATTCTGGATGAGTTGAATGATTCTGATTCGATTGATAGTCATGATAGTTCAACCAATGGTTTGATTAATTATTACAAGTCACATCGTCCACAGAGTCATTGA
- the malQ gene encoding 4-alpha-glucanotransferase, translating into MTDTVRSVFSFSDQRRAGVLLHPTSLPGPLAKGDLGHQAYRFIEFLASCSITVWQMLPLGPTHEDDSPYQCLSAHAGNPQLISLDWLADKGWFDANEIDIDMKLKDYRSEALVRASTHFYAQNDQFWLQKLEAFKEEHAYWLHDYVLFIALKQHFGNAPWYQWPHDFRDKDPVALEKVRLKLSSLIAHIEFEQFVFFQQWQELREYAHRYGISLFGDMPIFIAHDSADLWSHRENFLINDLVELDVVAGVPPDCFSEDGQRWGNPLYDWSYMLKDDFQWWKQRFRTQLSMFDLVRIDHFRGLEACWQIPAMEETAVNGSWIKVPGYELLSALVDSYGELPVVAEDLGMITKEVIDLRKSFHLPGMKILQFAFDGNPTNPYLPHNHDACSVIYTGTHDNDTTCGWYQALEPSYREQLLDYLGVDAINEDDIAWVMNRVALASVAPLVILPLQDILSLGSDHRMNIPGTVENNWQWRFEWQQIKPGLNDRLSHMINLYERNVGVCINE; encoded by the coding sequence GTGACAGATACAGTAAGGTCTGTTTTTTCTTTTAGTGATCAACGTCGTGCCGGTGTGTTGTTGCATCCTACCTCATTGCCAGGCCCGTTGGCTAAAGGTGATCTGGGACATCAGGCCTACCGTTTTATTGAGTTTCTTGCGTCCTGTAGCATTACTGTCTGGCAGATGTTGCCATTGGGCCCAACACATGAGGATGATTCTCCTTATCAATGTCTGTCAGCACATGCCGGTAATCCGCAATTGATCAGTCTGGACTGGTTGGCTGATAAAGGCTGGTTTGATGCGAATGAAATCGATATTGATATGAAGTTAAAGGACTATCGTAGTGAAGCCCTGGTGCGAGCAAGCACACACTTTTATGCGCAGAACGATCAATTCTGGCTACAAAAGCTGGAGGCCTTTAAAGAAGAACATGCCTACTGGTTGCATGATTATGTCCTGTTTATTGCCCTCAAACAACATTTTGGTAATGCCCCCTGGTATCAATGGCCACATGATTTCAGGGATAAAGATCCAGTGGCACTGGAAAAGGTAAGGCTTAAATTATCAAGTCTTATTGCCCACATTGAATTTGAACAGTTTGTTTTTTTTCAACAGTGGCAAGAGTTGCGTGAATATGCCCACCGCTATGGGATTAGTCTATTTGGTGATATGCCGATCTTTATTGCGCATGACAGTGCTGATTTGTGGTCACATCGGGAAAACTTTTTGATCAATGATCTGGTTGAGCTTGATGTCGTTGCCGGGGTGCCTCCAGACTGTTTTTCGGAGGATGGGCAGCGTTGGGGGAATCCTCTGTATGACTGGTCCTATATGTTAAAGGATGATTTTCAGTGGTGGAAGCAACGTTTCAGGACACAGTTATCCATGTTTGATCTGGTTCGTATTGATCACTTTCGAGGACTTGAGGCCTGTTGGCAGATTCCGGCTATGGAAGAAACTGCGGTAAATGGCTCATGGATCAAGGTGCCCGGCTATGAACTGCTCAGTGCATTAGTTGACAGTTATGGTGAATTGCCGGTGGTTGCCGAGGATCTGGGGATGATTACAAAAGAGGTGATTGATCTACGCAAATCTTTTCACCTGCCAGGCATGAAGATCCTGCAGTTTGCCTTTGATGGTAACCCCACCAATCCTTATTTGCCGCATAATCATGATGCCTGTAGTGTGATCTACACGGGTACACATGATAATGATACAACGTGTGGATGGTACCAAGCTCTGGAACCTTCATATCGGGAACAGTTGCTGGATTATCTGGGTGTCGATGCTATTAATGAAGACGATATTGCCTGGGTAATGAATCGGGTTGCCCTGGCATCCGTTGCGCCGTTGGTTATTTTACCGCTGCAGGATATTCTTTCGCTGGGTAGTGATCACCGTATGAATATTCCAGGTACGGTTGAGAATAACTGGCAATGGCGGTTTGAATGGCAACAGATTAAACCGGGTTTAAATGATCGTTTATCACACATGATCAATTTATATGAGCGTAATGTCGGAGTATGCATTAATGAATGA
- a CDS encoding Trm112 family protein: MDKKLLDILACPICKGALVYDKTNNELICKVDRLAYPIRDDIPVMLEEEARQLPADEEV, encoded by the coding sequence ATGGATAAAAAACTACTGGATATTCTTGCCTGCCCAATCTGTAAGGGCGCACTGGTCTATGATAAGACCAATAACGAGTTGATTTGCAAGGTTGATAGATTAGCCTATCCAATACGCGATGATATCCCGGTTATGTTGGAAGAAGAGGCCAGGCAGCTACCCGCTGACGAAGAGGTTTAG
- the glgC gene encoding glucose-1-phosphate adenylyltransferase: MDTQQSPRYISNLTRNTLALIMAGGRGERLKNLTTWRTKPAVPFGGKFRIIDFPLSNCINSGIRRIGVLTQYKAHSLILHVQHGWGHLRGAFGEFIELLPAQQRVKTSWYTGTADSIYQNLDIIRRHAPEFVLILAGDHIYKMDYGAMLAKHVESAADITVGCVEVSAEAATGYGVMSVDENNLIHKFTEKPDKPECLPGKEGIALCSMGIYIFNRDFLFEQLIRDADMTTSSHDFGKDIIPAAIEKYRVCAYPFNDADSGKQSYWRDVGTVDAFWEANLELIGVTPELNLYDDDWPIWTLQEQLPPAKFIFDEDDRRGMAVDSMVSGGCIISGAVVHHSLLFSNVMVQDYSTVNSSVILPDVVIGKHCRISYAVIDKGCNIPDGMVIGEETEEDKRRFHVTPNGIVLVTPDMLGQDRHHVR, translated from the coding sequence ATGGATACACAACAATCTCCACGTTACATCAGTAACCTGACAAGAAATACTCTGGCACTGATCATGGCCGGGGGACGAGGTGAACGGCTGAAGAATCTAACCACCTGGCGAACCAAACCGGCGGTGCCTTTTGGTGGAAAGTTTCGTATTATTGATTTTCCGTTATCTAATTGTATTAACTCCGGTATTCGCAGGATAGGTGTCCTGACTCAGTACAAGGCGCATTCTTTGATCCTGCATGTGCAACATGGCTGGGGACATCTGCGCGGGGCATTTGGTGAGTTTATTGAATTGCTCCCCGCCCAGCAAAGAGTCAAGACTTCATGGTATACCGGTACCGCTGATTCGATTTATCAGAATCTGGATATTATTCGCCGACATGCCCCCGAGTTTGTATTGATCCTGGCGGGAGACCATATTTACAAGATGGATTATGGTGCCATGCTGGCGAAGCACGTGGAGAGTGCCGCCGATATTACTGTTGGTTGTGTCGAGGTTTCGGCAGAGGCAGCAACCGGTTATGGGGTCATGAGTGTGGATGAAAATAATCTGATCCACAAATTTACCGAGAAACCGGATAAGCCCGAATGTTTACCTGGTAAAGAAGGCATAGCATTGTGTTCGATGGGGATCTACATCTTTAACCGGGATTTTCTGTTTGAACAGTTGATTCGTGATGCTGATATGACGACATCCAGTCATGATTTTGGTAAGGATATTATCCCGGCTGCGATCGAGAAATACCGGGTGTGTGCCTATCCATTCAATGACGCTGATAGTGGTAAACAGTCTTACTGGCGTGATGTGGGTACGGTCGATGCCTTCTGGGAGGCTAATCTGGAATTGATCGGAGTCACGCCTGAATTAAATCTATATGATGATGACTGGCCGATATGGACGCTTCAGGAGCAATTGCCACCGGCAAAATTTATATTTGATGAGGATGACCGCAGGGGTATGGCGGTGGATTCAATGGTATCCGGGGGTTGTATTATCTCGGGTGCCGTCGTTCATCATTCCCTGTTATTCTCCAATGTGATGGTGCAGGATTATTCTACTGTTAATTCCTCAGTGATTCTGCCCGATGTGGTTATTGGTAAACATTGCCGAATCTCCTATGCCGTTATTGACAAGGGCTGTAATATTCCGGACGGCATGGTGATTGGTGAAGAAACAGAAGAGGATAAACGACGTTTTCATGTCACCCCCAACGGGATCGTTCTGGTAACCCCCGATATGTTAGGACAGGATCGACACCATGTCCGATAG
- the kdsB gene encoding 3-deoxy-manno-octulosonate cytidylyltransferase: MMTSFKVVIPARYASTRLPGKPLLDIAGKPMIQRVYEAACASGAEQVVIATDDERIEQAALGFGAEVCMTSTGHTSGTDRLAETSRKMAWADDEIIVNVQGDEPQIPTGLIKQVANGLADHPEAVIATLCSCIQSMQELQDPNVVKLVRDTQGFALYFSRAPIPWARDDFAANMDELPTTIDYLRHLGIYAYRAAYLQEYTRLPSCALEQAESLEQLRVLWHGARIFVDDAVVEPGHGVDTEEDLERVRQAYL; this comes from the coding sequence ATGATGACTTCATTCAAGGTTGTAATACCGGCACGCTATGCCTCCACCCGTTTGCCCGGCAAGCCGTTATTGGATATTGCCGGTAAACCGATGATTCAACGCGTTTACGAGGCCGCCTGTGCTAGTGGTGCCGAACAAGTGGTGATTGCCACCGATGATGAACGCATCGAACAGGCTGCCCTGGGTTTCGGTGCCGAGGTCTGCATGACATCCACAGGACATACCTCAGGCACCGATCGTCTGGCTGAAACCAGTCGAAAAATGGCGTGGGCCGATGATGAGATTATTGTTAATGTGCAGGGTGATGAACCACAGATCCCCACCGGATTAATCAAGCAGGTTGCCAATGGTCTGGCGGATCATCCCGAGGCAGTGATTGCCACGCTATGTAGCTGTATCCAGTCCATGCAGGAATTGCAAGACCCCAATGTGGTCAAGCTGGTCAGGGATACACAGGGCTTCGCCCTGTATTTCAGTCGCGCTCCTATCCCCTGGGCGAGAGATGACTTTGCCGCCAACATGGATGAACTCCCAACAACGATTGATTATCTTCGCCACCTGGGTATCTATGCCTATCGTGCCGCCTACCTACAGGAATATACCCGCCTGCCATCCTGCGCACTGGAACAAGCCGAATCACTCGAACAATTACGCGTGTTATGGCATGGAGCCAGGATCTTTGTTGATGATGCCGTTGTTGAACCCGGACACGGGGTCGACACCGAGGAAGATCTGGAGCGGGTGAGGCAGGCCTACCTTTAG
- the glk gene encoding glucokinase, giving the protein MSNKRIIAGDVGGTNTRILSGEWVDGEIRVDAIRRYSSQEFSGLSAIIEQFMVELNLTVSPAACCFAVAGPVHNGVAKITNLPWVVERKTLQTLFAIEPVELLNDFQAVTYGVSRLSADEMVGLQSGKEEEQGNRVFLGAGTGFGVSYQLWQEGRYVAHVCEAGHVAFAPTNELEADLLVWLMKRHEYVSVELLLSGSGLHRIYQFLAEKSKGSESKKINDLMQQQDPAEVITQYALSRTDELCVQTVDCFLHIYGAMCGNVALNYMARGGVYVAGGIAPRIKDLLLASNFMTAFRNKGAMQGLMNEFSVKLVMQPDVGLYGAAAYTEQWCAPYPPPVGCVPRTIKPVPNK; this is encoded by the coding sequence ATGAGCAATAAGCGGATTATTGCCGGTGATGTGGGAGGCACCAATACCCGTATCCTATCAGGTGAATGGGTGGATGGTGAAATCAGAGTGGATGCCATCAGACGTTATAGTAGTCAGGAATTTTCAGGTCTGTCCGCTATCATTGAACAATTTATGGTTGAGTTAAATTTGACGGTATCACCAGCCGCCTGTTGTTTTGCAGTCGCTGGCCCCGTTCATAATGGGGTTGCGAAGATTACCAATCTGCCTTGGGTGGTCGAAAGAAAGACCTTACAGACCTTGTTTGCTATTGAGCCGGTTGAATTGTTGAATGACTTTCAGGCCGTCACCTATGGTGTTTCCCGATTATCCGCTGATGAGATGGTGGGGCTACAGAGCGGTAAAGAGGAAGAGCAGGGGAATCGAGTTTTCCTGGGCGCGGGCACTGGGTTTGGCGTGAGTTATCAGTTGTGGCAAGAGGGGCGTTATGTTGCCCATGTCTGTGAGGCAGGGCATGTAGCCTTTGCCCCGACCAATGAGCTGGAGGCAGATCTGCTTGTCTGGCTAATGAAACGACATGAGTATGTGAGTGTTGAGTTATTACTCTCGGGCAGTGGACTGCATCGTATCTACCAATTCCTGGCAGAAAAATCAAAGGGCTCGGAATCAAAAAAAATTAATGATTTAATGCAACAGCAAGATCCTGCCGAGGTCATTACCCAATATGCACTGTCCAGAACGGATGAATTGTGTGTGCAGACAGTGGATTGTTTTCTGCATATTTATGGTGCCATGTGTGGCAATGTAGCACTGAATTATATGGCAAGAGGTGGAGTTTATGTTGCCGGTGGTATTGCCCCCAGGATAAAGGATTTATTATTGGCCTCTAATTTTATGACCGCCTTCAGGAACAAGGGAGCCATGCAAGGTTTGATGAACGAGTTTAGTGTCAAACTGGTGATGCAACCCGATGTCGGTCTATATGGTGCCGCAGCCTATACCGAACAATGGTGCGCACCATACCCACCCCCGGTAGGGTGCGTACCACGCACCATTAAACCTGTACCGAATAAGTAA